The Ricinus communis isolate WT05 ecotype wild-type chromosome 8, ASM1957865v1, whole genome shotgun sequence sequence CTAGACCCATATCTATCTCTAGACAACGAGTCAAAACTCCCTCTCCTCTCAAACCCACCATTactaccaccaccaccaccaccaccaccaaatCTCCGTGTCTCCATGGGCTTATTTGCCACCCAACTATCCGATTCATCGGCTTTAGACTGTGAATCAAAAAAGGAAGAGCTCCTCTCTCTCCTTTCATTTCCAAAGGAAGGAGATTTCTTCGTTTTGGACCAATCATCAATCTCATCAGCACGAGACAGTACTAATTCACGACTCGAATCCCTATCCCTACTAGAAACCCTAGAATTTCCACCACCACCCCATCGGGAATTCCCCGCATCATCACCGTTTCGGCTATTCATTCCATACGATTTAAACCCGCCGCCGAGCCGCGACCTGTCAAGCTCCTCGGCGGAGCGCTGGCGGGGCCCAGTGGGGAGATTGAGGAGATCCTCATGTGTAAGCCCTCTCGAGTGCTGGCTCGGCTGCTGAGACGCCGCAGCGGAGCTATAAGTAGCGAATTCGGCTAAAGATAGGGTTtggttcttcttctttttgggCTGTTTGGTGGCGGCGACCGATAAAGAAGGGAAATCAGATTCCTTATCCTGTTGAGAATCCAATCGTTCTTGTTTGAGTTCGTCCTCGTGTTCCTCGGCGTCTAAAGCCCACGCGCCGGGTTTTCCCCAAGGAGAAGACACTGTTGCCGCCATGTTAGATGTTGTTTGGTTAGTGCtgtttttttctctctctagaatcTGTTTTTCTcccttctccttttctctctctaaagaAAGGCTGTGAGTTTTGTTTGCGTTAGTTGGCAGCGAGGAGGGTGTTTTTATTGTAGAAAGGATAGAGATGATGAGATTCTTTCTCCATAAATGGGCGGTCctgatctttttctttttattccttttctaCAAGTTCCTGCTGTTATAGGAATATAACGTTAAAATTCCAAAGCTACATGGAAAAATAATAGAGACATTCCCATTCCTAATGGGATAATGTGTTAAAATTATGtcatgttttctaataattactagatttttttattaaaaataggaTCTTTaacttgaaaatattattttcatgccaaaaaaaatcattctttttaattatgttacactttaaaagattttgttctatttttaaaattaaaatttgattactTCACCGCAGTCacatataattacaaaatttagctttttttttttatgaaattttatattctcaattgatgaattataatatttttattaaaatcaagcAGATTTATTTTGATAAGGTATGAAGGTTAAATGTTGAATTGTTTACTTATCAAAATCCCCTTACAATTTGGGAACAAAGAAAagagtttttttaatttttgtttaccAAGTGAGCCAAGGCTTGGGGGTTATTAATTAGGAAAAGAATCACGGTGTTACTGTAGAGATATGGACTGACCATTTTGATAATATATGATGGAAAATGACAAATTAGAAATAATGCAAAGGCTTAGTTGGGAAATTGGTTACGTTCCTTGTTTcctaaaaatgtaaaaaaaagaaaaaaaaaaaaaaaggatttatCTATAAGAGACATTGATTTCCACTCATTTTCTGACAAAACGGGGACGCAAGGAAAGAAAGCATTGCATATGACGGCAGTCGGAAACCCAAATCCTTAGATAATTGAAGCTTGAAACATTTAGACCCAACTTGGACATCccaatatgtttattttattataaaagtgCAATAACGGTTAaatccatattatatattactatctatttatatataaaagacaaaataaaaagtatagatatctatttctatttttttaattattttatttattttaattaaataatgatattaatgtTTATTAGTACATtactcttttaattaaataatattttattaatcctaaaaatattaattatttttaaaattaaataacataaattcattaataaattaataaaatttcttattcaACGTATCATAAAgtatatttctattatatttttattgaattatttattatttaaatttaattcagcagtagttaattttatatataaatatttttagacaaaaatttaatttaaattttataaattaaaaatatttgtaattaagATAATAGTATAACCAATACAATGCGCACACTAAAATTGATAAAGCTAATAGAATTTTAGACActtaattttgagaaaatttgATGCtctatagtttattttttattttttatttttatatttgttatttatagTAGCTAATGTGTTTTGAtgataatgaaaaaatatattataaaaaaactatattacaatatctcaaaatatatataaaaaagtattatgaatttatgaatatgaatttaaaataaaaacaaaagatcACTTTAAAGGCACTAATAaggataatttatttatttatagtggctatttggatttttataagaattaaaagatgAATAGAGATGAAGGAGGAAGATAATATTAtcacaattttattaaaaaataatattaaataaaatatcatattacagttaaagaaattatataaataaatttttaacaatttagactataaaataaatttataccataaaaataaaattttataacttatttcatgtatataaataaaaagttctttcttattttctaaatcATTTGTATTATGTTAGATTATTATGCAAGTAGCCGGtgctttaaatttttttaaaataataaaaaaagaatatatattttaaatttatagctATACCATCTATCATCCAACACCAAAATAACATACATAACAACcagtaattaaagaatatttttagttttcacACACATTTCTCTCTagagacttttttttttttttttttttccttatcatCAAAAGGGAAAGTAAAGGTCCGAACTGACCTTCACCCGAGCTCCATAAAGCTCTCCCAACTATGCAAAAATCTTAATGGTCCCTGCAGAGATCTAAttgttagaaattaaaatctcaGCCGTAAGAATGGGTaccaaataaaacaaaataaaatattgaggAGCAGAAATTTATTCTTGAAAGttgctaaatatttaatttaagcccACAAGCACATACTTTTTGCCTAAAAGGTAGAAAAGTAGAGTCAAATGTCAGTAACATTGCTTAAACGTCAAGCTGGCACACACAAGAGTAAAACCACATTTTGCCGCCTCAAGTTGTCAGCTTTCAGTGGTTAAGATTGTGAAGCCTTTTCCACCTTAAATTCCCAATAAACCATAAACCTGCTCACTTCAGGAAACATATATATCAACTGAACACTTAAGATTTTACCCCAAGATTAAATGAAAAGCTGCAATTATTTGGTATTAGAAGAATTTACTAACTACAAACAATGGATTAAAATTGGTAGAATAATCAATCAAAACTTAATCACAAAGAGGCTAACGAGAATTCATATAGCACAGAAAATTCTACTCCAacaaaaaatcttaaataataCAAATCCTACTTGcctaagaaattttatttcaataagaagtcctaattccactaaaAATTCTAATCCAACAAGAAATCATGATTATATTAGGAATTCAAGCTATAAAAGGAATCTTATTTctactaggaatcctaatctaactaggagtcctagtcaaattcaaaattcaagtGAGATTGtacttaatcaaataatgggtctcaagatactcttataaatttaatccAATCCAATATATGAAGGCATGAACAAGTCaaactaaattcaaaataaataagttaagTTATTTGGAATCTAATACTCAAGAATGGGGCCGCATATAacatgttacttaagcccaatattcatgtttattatatgagCTTAGATTAgatgaattttagaaatatttacttatttaaagaaatattttaatagttagaaattttactttaaattatctatttagTTTAGGAATCCTACTCTTagtcttattattaaatattttcttatcattataaaattaggtTATTTTAaagcctatataagctagtacgaatttatatataaagagaattgttaaatattgattattttagaattaattcttttatattattctttatgaacttggtgaatttatcaaatgaaagtttggtattttataaacttagtttaatctaaactaatatttatattaaacaacctttaattttttataattaaagtttttaagtacaagttatttaagaattttgctgggagttagaatttttttgcttgattaggtgaacaatcattggtgaagacatcaacattAAACACGAGTTTGACACAAATTAGCTACGTTTGTATCAGAGGCATCAACTGAAATTATAGAATGAAGTGAATCCATCAACactagtatttataaatacaacttGACAGCCTATGGGACATCATTGAACCTATTGTTAGATCTGTGCATCATTTTCTCTGCTACTCTTAGTACACCAACCGCAAGACCTGTTGACAAAATTTGAAAGGTTTTGGGGAGTTGAGCATTTCAAGTCGAGACCTCCGCCCACAGCTTGTCCAGAAAAGATATACACAAAAAACCACTACAATTTTCATTCGCCAAAGTTCTTCCAAAAAAAACAAGGAGCTCCTTAATCAGCAAACATAGATTGCAGCATTGCTCCGATTGTGGTGATAATTGTTCTCGCATAAATAGGTTCACTATATACAGACTCATCGCTCATCTGAACTTTGTACATTAATTAAATGTTCTTCCACACTCTTGACTGAATCTTCTCTAATGTACCATGTCACGGTTCCTGCAGAAGCAAACATAAAGAGGAAGTTATGTCACTATCAAAAGCTCAAGTTAGACACTCCTTGTGACATTAATCTTCTACAAACGAGCAACCTGAGGATTATCGCACACTATCAATATATTTGTGACTTGTGACCCATATACGAATAATTCATATGGAGAAACCTAAGACCCCACTTTTGGTTCAgtctttatatatagaaaaacaagttaaatgcACCATTCGCTCCAAAAAGCTTGTGGGATTGCAATGACATCCACAAGCTCAACATATAAGAATCTCCATCAAATTATCTTAGCTGACtaagagaaagaaagtatTTAATGTTGTTCCCATCTGTCAGACGTTGAGCTTATAAAAAAGCAAGTAAATAGAATCaagttatataattttgtgctcaaatttgaaattttcaaCAAAATGAAACCAATACATGATTAAAGTAACCTTCAGCCCTTACAAAGTCTTTTATGTGATGTTTATTCTAGTATTAGTTGCTGGTCCAGTATCTGTAATTTAGGAATCACTAATACTCCTAATCTGTGTCTTTGCTAAATAGGAAGCTTAGTGTTACGGTCCTGCATTTGGGATCGGGTTATGGGTCTATGATTCACCACAGGGTCAAAAGAAGGTGAAGAGTGTTTGCTGAATTTCTACCTTTTCGATCTATGTTGAATTACACTTAAGGGCTAATTAGAGAGAACCCTACGATCTCTGAGCTTTAGGAGTTCACAACCTTGAAGAAATTTCTGCTTTTTCTTAattccataagaaaataatgtttaAATAGTTATAAGAGGGGTAGGCTAGCCTCTAACCCTTAATCCTACTTGCCATAGTTAAGAACAGACAATTAATGAAAACTTAAATAAGGAATATCCTAAGATTTACCTATAGtaactaaaaaagaatttaactaacaaaatataaagaaagacAATTACGGAAAACTTAATGATCCTAAGAATCACCTATAGTAGCTAAATaggaaattaattagtaaaacaTTGGAATATTATAACACTTAGTACTTATTTAAGTTATTGATTTGCTTTTGagtcttattattttagtcCAACTAGGAAACGTAATACAAGATAGAAATCTATTTTAGAAGTCCTCCTTAAAGGTTTAAACTGATTTCAAGTCTCTGAATATGCATCTAATACTTTCTTATGAATGAATATAGTGTTATTTCAAGaatttaaacatatttttattctataagATATCTTTGTCCATAATGCATTTTTATCAAGGAAATCAGATGTGATTCCGATGGTAGATGTGAAGCCTATGGACCTTGGTAAGATGGCCTAAGAAGTTCTAATGGCAAAACAAGATAAAAGAAGATAGAACACTGTTCACTAATGCTTTTTATAGTGCAATCAATTATTTCAAGAACTGCTGCTAGAAGATCTACTTATGCCAAAGCTCTCAGAGATGACAGCTACagattaattagaaaattgcCAGGAGTATATGTTTTTACACCTCCTTAAAC is a genomic window containing:
- the LOC8265321 gene encoding eukaryotic translation initiation factor 4B3, producing the protein MAATVSSPWGKPGAWALDAEEHEDELKQERLDSQQDKESDFPSLSVAATKQPKKKKNQTLSLAEFATYSSAAASQQPSQHSRGLTHEDLLNLPTGPRQRSAEELDRSRLGGGFKSYGMNSRNGDDAGNSRWGGGGNSRVSSRDRDSSRELVLSRADEIDDWSKTKKSPSFGNERRERSSSFFDSQSKADESDSWVANKPMETRRFGGGGGGGGSNGGFERRGSFDSLSRDRYGSSNGGGAADSDNWGRKKEDSNGMGSVSGIARPKLVLQPRSLPISNDNGVGMKPKGSSPFGNARPREEVLAEKGKDWKEIDEKLESVKINNNNKEVEKGERGNAASFGRWSFGNGHGGSGNEPRTWRKPDGADSNSRPESAAGSENGHASEDGRITEDEHPAAN